The proteins below come from a single Methanothrix thermoacetophila PT genomic window:
- the cas5b gene encoding type I-B CRISPR-associated protein Cas5b — protein sequence MRDSVLVFDVWGDYAHFRKIYTTSSPLTYSFPPRTAISGIIGAIAGLSKESYFRYFSRDKASIGCRILEPVKKVRVGENLIDTKRSMHRIHNRTQVRFEFLKDPRFRIYLSHSDDRFSRDLRDMLEDHRCVYTPCLGLSQLVCNFKFVGELGLRRCGDGLQEINSVVPLKSLLESPEFEEGREYFSEIMPCVIGEGREVTDYSEVLYERNGGSIRARTRDAWELDNGERVVFI from the coding sequence ATGCGGGATAGCGTACTGGTCTTCGATGTGTGGGGGGATTACGCGCACTTCAGGAAGATCTACACAACCAGCTCTCCCCTCACGTACTCTTTTCCTCCAAGGACAGCGATATCGGGAATCATCGGGGCCATAGCAGGGCTCAGCAAGGAGAGTTACTTCAGGTACTTTTCCAGGGATAAAGCAAGCATCGGTTGCAGGATCCTGGAGCCTGTGAAGAAGGTGCGCGTTGGCGAGAACCTGATCGACACAAAGAGGAGCATGCACAGGATCCATAACAGGACGCAGGTCAGGTTTGAGTTTCTGAAGGATCCCAGGTTCAGGATATATCTCAGCCATTCTGACGATCGCTTCTCACGGGATCTCAGGGATATGCTGGAGGATCACAGATGTGTGTACACACCATGCCTGGGCCTGAGCCAGCTAGTATGCAACTTCAAATTCGTCGGCGAGCTGGGTTTGAGGAGATGCGGTGATGGATTACAGGAAATAAACAGCGTTGTGCCTCTGAAATCTCTTCTGGAGTCGCCGGAGTTTGAGGAGGGCAGGGAGTATTTCTCAGAGATCATGCCCTGCGTTATTGGAGAGGGACGGGAGGTCACGGATTACAGTGAGGTGCTCTACGAGAGGAACGGAGGGAGCATCAGGGCCAGAACAAGAGATGCGTGGGAGCTGGATAATGGGGAGAGGGTCGTTTTCATTTAA
- the cas3 gene encoding CRISPR-associated helicase Cas3', with protein MDHLRNVGEMCRRTVAESARNLDDAEILKNVAYIIGATHDLGKATGFFQEYLRETDEKRRRALRSRDVTKHGLLSSLFTYAIVREHLRKRGCEMPGALPLVSFIAVRRHHGDLTNALDEISAIYAERERVLSVIEEQVSSLDRNECAQIFNALLGGVVEIDLDSLLDHILRDALKDLRGEKPLVRNLGRRNDVLPYFVAQLLYSALLDADKTDAGLEGVDLGRVNIPPDLVDRYREARGFSERRDGINGMRNEIYHDAVSRISGWDLNERIISLNVPTGTGKTLTSLAMALRLRRRLMNERGVMPRIVYALPFLSIIDQTCDVFEDVLESAGIRADSSVLLKHHHLSDITYTKGDEEFESDVSLLLMEGWNSEIVVTTFWQLFHTIFSNRNRRLRKFNRIANSIIIMDEVQAVPHRYWHLLHDSLKMLCEKFNSYLILVTATQPLIFSEESGEIREAVSDKERYFRALNRVELRPMIDAPMSLEEFEALLEGEIHNNPEKDFLIVLNTIRSARNVYSAIKALDLRDTELFYLSTHVVPRDRRDRIRRIRDERGGRRKITVSTQLIEAGVDIDADIVFRDLAPLDSINQVAGRCNRNLSKGRGRVSVVILRDERRELCRYIYDGFLISKTLDILRSCGECIEEREILELNSRYFRVVRSGMSDETSRRCMSMLSGLEFGDLGESFRLIEEDEPRVDVFVETDERASDVWQAYRDLRSERDLWERRRRYLRLRNALSDYMISLPRRLAADLVVENQGTGYISMDELPHYYDPETGFRVEDAGEGSMII; from the coding sequence GTGGATCACCTCAGAAACGTCGGGGAGATGTGCAGGAGGACAGTGGCTGAGAGCGCACGGAACCTCGATGATGCGGAGATTCTGAAGAATGTCGCATACATCATCGGAGCGACACACGATCTCGGAAAGGCGACGGGCTTCTTCCAGGAGTACCTGAGGGAGACTGATGAGAAAAGGAGGCGGGCTCTGAGATCGAGAGATGTCACGAAGCATGGTCTTCTCTCATCGCTCTTCACGTACGCAATTGTCAGGGAGCATCTGAGGAAGAGAGGATGCGAGATGCCCGGCGCACTTCCCCTGGTCTCATTCATCGCGGTGAGGCGCCATCACGGGGATCTGACGAACGCGCTGGATGAGATCTCGGCGATCTACGCTGAGAGGGAGAGGGTCCTATCTGTGATCGAGGAGCAGGTCTCCAGTCTTGACAGAAACGAATGCGCGCAGATATTCAACGCCCTTCTCGGCGGTGTGGTTGAGATAGATCTTGATTCTCTTTTGGACCACATCCTCAGAGATGCTCTGAAGGATTTGAGGGGTGAGAAGCCGCTTGTCAGGAATCTCGGCAGGAGAAATGATGTTCTGCCATACTTCGTGGCCCAGCTCCTGTACTCCGCGCTTCTGGATGCGGACAAGACAGATGCAGGGCTGGAGGGCGTGGATCTGGGCAGGGTGAATATTCCTCCAGATCTTGTGGACAGGTACAGGGAGGCGCGCGGGTTCTCCGAGAGGAGAGATGGCATCAATGGAATGAGGAACGAGATATACCATGATGCAGTCAGCCGGATCTCAGGATGGGACCTCAATGAGAGGATAATATCGCTGAACGTGCCCACAGGTACAGGCAAGACGCTGACATCCCTGGCGATGGCGCTGCGGCTCAGGAGAAGGCTGATGAACGAACGTGGGGTCATGCCCAGGATAGTATACGCTCTGCCGTTTCTCAGCATAATCGATCAGACATGCGATGTCTTCGAGGATGTGCTGGAAAGCGCGGGCATCAGGGCTGACTCAAGCGTGCTTCTGAAGCACCATCATCTCTCCGACATCACATACACAAAAGGGGATGAGGAATTCGAGTCTGACGTGAGCCTTCTGCTGATGGAGGGATGGAACTCTGAGATCGTGGTTACGACGTTCTGGCAGCTCTTCCACACGATATTCTCAAACAGAAACAGAAGGCTTCGCAAGTTCAACAGGATTGCAAATTCAATAATAATAATGGATGAAGTTCAGGCTGTGCCCCACAGGTACTGGCATCTTCTGCATGATTCTCTGAAAATGCTCTGCGAGAAGTTCAACAGCTATCTGATACTCGTCACCGCGACCCAGCCGCTGATCTTCTCTGAGGAGAGCGGCGAGATCAGGGAGGCTGTGAGCGATAAGGAGCGGTACTTCAGAGCGCTCAACAGGGTTGAGCTGCGCCCCATGATCGATGCTCCCATGAGCCTGGAGGAATTTGAGGCTCTTCTGGAGGGGGAGATTCACAATAACCCGGAGAAGGATTTTCTCATCGTGCTCAACACCATCCGCTCAGCCAGGAATGTGTACAGCGCCATAAAAGCTCTTGATCTGAGGGATACAGAGCTGTTTTACCTCTCCACGCATGTCGTTCCCAGGGATAGAAGGGATCGCATACGCAGGATCAGAGATGAGCGTGGAGGGCGCAGGAAGATCACAGTGAGCACGCAGCTCATAGAGGCGGGTGTTGATATCGATGCTGATATCGTGTTCAGGGATCTCGCGCCCCTCGACTCGATAAATCAGGTCGCGGGAAGGTGCAACAGGAACCTCTCGAAGGGCAGGGGGCGGGTCTCAGTTGTCATCCTCAGGGATGAGCGGAGGGAGCTGTGCAGGTACATCTACGATGGTTTTCTTATCTCAAAAACACTTGACATATTGAGGTCGTGCGGAGAATGCATAGAGGAAAGGGAGATACTGGAGCTGAACAGCAGGTACTTCAGGGTGGTGAGGAGCGGCATGAGCGATGAGACCTCCAGGAGGTGCATGAGCATGCTATCAGGCCTGGAGTTTGGAGATCTCGGGGAGAGCTTCAGGCTGATAGAGGAGGATGAGCCCAGGGTGGATGTTTTTGTGGAGACGGATGAGAGGGCCTCTGATGTCTGGCAGGCTTACAGAGATCTCAGATCCGAGAGGGATCTCTGGGAGAGGAGAAGGAGATACCTGAGACTTAGAAACGCACTGAGCGATTACATGATCTCCCTTCCGAGGAGACTCGCTGCGGATCTTGTCGTGGAGAATCAGGGCACTGGCTACATATCGATGGACGAACTCCCTCACTACTACGATCCAGAGACCGGCTTCAGGGTGGAGGATGCTGGCGAGGGATCTATGATAATCTGA
- the cas7b gene encoding type I-B CRISPR-associated protein Cas7/Csh2 codes for MSTVSNRSELLFIYDIRDGNPNGDPMDENKPRMDEETGVNLVTDVRLKRTIRDYLHNFKGLEIFVREIIYDEENGYIQDAKRRAKDFGEDQERILSECIDVRLFGGVIPLEKRRQNKQKDEGEGSSKGDSITYTGPVQFKMGRSLHRVALKHIKGTGAFASKEGMTQATFREEYVLPYSLILFYGIINENAAKHTALTEEDVRLLLEGMWNGTKSLISRTKAGQVPRLLLKVNYSKANYHIGDLDRMIKLVSDVQHEAIRGPEDFCLDVSALVSRLKAEKDSIRDLELCFDRQLRFVRDGAEFSMEKLNEATGIAVNPIAF; via the coding sequence ATGAGCACAGTCTCGAACAGATCTGAGCTGCTGTTCATCTACGATATAAGAGATGGGAATCCGAATGGAGATCCGATGGACGAGAACAAACCGCGCATGGATGAGGAGACAGGGGTGAACCTGGTAACCGATGTGCGTCTCAAGAGGACGATAAGAGATTACCTCCACAATTTCAAAGGGCTCGAGATATTCGTGAGGGAGATAATCTATGATGAGGAGAACGGGTACATCCAGGACGCCAAGAGGAGGGCCAAGGATTTCGGGGAAGATCAGGAGAGGATTCTGAGTGAGTGCATCGACGTGAGGCTGTTCGGCGGTGTGATTCCGCTAGAGAAACGGAGACAGAACAAGCAAAAAGATGAGGGTGAGGGATCATCCAAAGGGGATTCGATTACCTATACAGGACCTGTTCAGTTCAAGATGGGGCGCTCGCTCCACAGGGTGGCCCTGAAGCACATAAAGGGCACAGGAGCATTCGCCTCGAAGGAGGGCATGACGCAGGCGACGTTCCGCGAGGAGTATGTTCTCCCCTACTCACTGATACTCTTCTACGGCATAATAAACGAGAATGCTGCGAAGCACACTGCTCTCACAGAGGAGGATGTGAGGCTGCTCCTCGAGGGCATGTGGAACGGGACGAAGAGCTTGATATCGAGAACGAAGGCAGGACAGGTGCCCAGGCTGCTGCTCAAGGTCAACTACAGCAAGGCGAACTACCACATCGGGGATCTGGACAGGATGATAAAGCTGGTATCGGATGTGCAGCACGAGGCGATCAGAGGGCCCGAGGATTTCTGTCTCGATGTCTCAGCGCTTGTGAGCAGGCTCAAAGCTGAGAAGGACTCGATCAGGGATCTTGAGCTCTGCTTCGACAGGCAGCTCAGGTTCGTCAGGGACGGCGCCGAGTTCTCCATGGAGAAGCTGAACGAAGCAACTGGCATAGCGGTAAATCCGATTGCGTTCTAG